In Asterias rubens chromosome 10, eAstRub1.3, whole genome shotgun sequence, the following proteins share a genomic window:
- the LOC117295765 gene encoding cholinesterase 2-like, translating into MMEANLSSVLFLACCFVRAFGDDPFVTTSQGRILGTTMQFRPEGHPEFHGAVDAYLGIPYAEPPVGTLRLRPPVAKSWSGELQATKLGNPCPQSEVNIGKVSLNGSLAEDCLVLDVFVPQQVPSDAGVLVFIHGGGYVFGQGTFMDLLPTPTAVIGDVIVVTMNYRLGALGFLSTDDDVIPGNFGLLDQQLALKWVRDNIQAFGGDPERVAIFGESAGSASVNLQMLSPGSAGLFRGAIMQSGDVFSPWAIIEAAKARKVAFALGKLLGCERDTSEELLECLQKVEDIDYIIKSQQEGLAEEFGTQSILLTPVVDGNFLPGKPAELYAKGAIGDAVSIMGSNADEGMGFFMMIFPNNTDDEAPFINSTTYDALYPVFGSMISMEPIVTDAVKLIYTDPTCTDGPSCNYVEALSQMGGDSLFVCPADKTARAYTQAGRKVYRYFMTHDSTTKMIGPPWSKANHGEDLPFVFGLPLVPSDDFKTTEDEVRMSIQTIRYWSNLAKTGNPNLSSLDAELTVEEIKTEWPLFTVEGLEYKDLTPDMLNGRGIKARECRFWNEFVPQLIKTAEDAKKCKESSSRWTQDGSSDSETCTKDKCSEVPEE; encoded by the exons ATGATGGAGGCGAATTTGAGCAGCGTTCTCTTCCTAGCGTGTTGCTTCGTACGAGCCTTCGGTGACGATCCTTTCGTTACAACGAGCCAGGGTCGGATTTTGGGCACAACGATGCAATTCCGTCCAGAGGGACATCCGGAGTTTCACGGGGCCGTAGACGCCTACCTCGGTATACCGTACGCCGAGCCGCCCGTCGGTACGCTACGACTCAGACCGCCGGTAGCAAAGTCGTGGAGTGGCGAGCTACAAGCCACGAAGCTGGGAAACCCATGTCCGCAGTCAGAAGTTAACATAGGAAAAGTGTCATTAAATGGCAGCTTGGCTGAAGATTGTCTCGTGCTAGATGTATTCGTTCCGCAGCAAGTG CCTTCTGATGCAGGTGTTCTTGTATTCATCCATGGTGGTGGTTACGTATTTGGTCAAGGGACCTTCATGGATTTACTCCCAACACCAACAGCGGTCATCGGTGACGTCATTGTTGTCACTATGAACTACCGACTTGGAGCTCTGGGATTTCTTTCGACGG atgatgacgtcattccTGGTAACTTTGGTTTGTTAGATCAACAGCTCGCTCTAAAATGGGTCAGAGACAATATCCAAG CTTTCGGAGGTGACCCTGAGCGAGTTGCAATCTTTGGCGAGAGTGCCGGATCTGCTAGCGTGAATCTCCAAATGTTGTCCCCAGGAAGTGCAGGGTTGTTCCGCGGTGCCATCATGCAG AGCGGTGATGTGTTTTCCCCATGGGCAATTATTGAAGCTGCAAAGGCCCGGAAGGTCGCCTTCGCTCTCGGCAAACTACTCGGCTGCGAGCGAGACACATCTGAAGAGTTACTGGAGTGTCTACAGAAGGTTGAGGATATTGACTACATCATTAAAAGCCAACAAGAAGGG CTAGCTGAGGAGTTCGGAACTCAAAGTATTTTGCTGACGCCGGTTGTTGACGGTAACTTTCTCCCGGGCAAACCGGCTGAACTTTACGCAAAGGGCGCCATCGGCGATGCAGTGTCAATCATGGGTTCAAATGCCGATGAAGGAATGGGGTTCTTTATGATGATTTTTCCCAACAATACTGATGATGAGGCACCGTTTATCAACAGCACCACATACGATGCTCTCTATCCGGTGTTTGGATCGATGATTAGCATGGAGCCCATAGTGACAGATGCAGTCAAGTTGATATACACAGATCCAACTTGCACGGATGGACCTAGTTGCAACTACGTGGAGGCACTTTCGCAGATGGGCGGTGATTCTTTGTTCGTCTGCCCCGCCGACAAAACGGCAAGGGCTTACACACAAGCCGGGCGTAAGGTGTACCGCTATTTCATGACCCACGACTCAACTACGAAAATGATTGGCCCACCATGGTCAAAAGCTAATCACGGGGAAGACTTACCGTTTGTCTTCGGTCTTCCACTGGTACCTTCAGACGACTTCAAAACCACTGAAGACGAAGTTCGCATGTCGATCCAAACAATCAGATACTGGTCCAATTTGGCAAAGACTGG CAATCCGAACCTGTCTTCTCTGGATGCTGAACTCACAGTCGAAGAGATAAAGACAGAGTGGCCGTTGTTCACCGTGGAGGGACTTGAGTACAAAGATCTGACACCAGACATGTTGAATGGGCGTGGCATCAAGGCCCGGGAGTGTCGCTTTTGGAACGAGTTCGTTCCTCAACTTATCAAAACAGCTG AGGATGCAAAGAAGTGCAAAGAGAGCAGCTCAAGATGGACCCAAGACGGCAGCTCCGACAGCGAGACGTGCACAAAAGACAAGTGTTCTGAGGTCCCAGAAGAATAG